A section of the Leptotrichia sp. HSP-342 genome encodes:
- the ligA gene encoding NAD-dependent DNA ligase LigA: MNLFNQEKNNENENIDNEKNMSFSDVQEKYTKLRNEIEYHNNLYYNEDKPLISDMEYDALMRKLQQLEQEYPELLKNEENGESSPTEKIGGTASEKFSKVRHRVPMLSLSNTYNISEIEDFDKRIKKIILSENVKNHSQELEYILELKLDGLSISLIYENGVLVQAVTRGDGQVGEDVTENIMEIKTIPKKLKKNVSLEVRGEIILPISSFNRINQEREDDGEDVFANPRNAASGTIRQLDKTIVAERGLDCYLYYLVNAENYGINTHLESIEYIEKLGFKTTKIFEKYTDFKELEKSIEKWHNDRKKLDYETDGLVIKVNNFALYETLGYTTKSPRWAIAYKFPAEQVKTKLMDVTFQVGRTGVITPVAELEAVNLSGSVVKRASLHNFDEIRRKDIKIGDNVIVEKAAEIIPQVVNVVFDDRTGQEIEIQEPTNCPVCNSELAHEEGLVALKCHNPLCPEKVKRQIAYFVSRDAMNISGLGDKIVEKFIELGKIKTIVDIYSLEKYRKELENLEKMGQKSVDNLINSIESSKNRDFSKVLYALGIPFVGKFNANLLTKTFKNIENLKNQSIENLLAVKGIGDKVAVAVNTFLNDENNWKIITDLQNIGLQFAIDETNSEEIPDNPIKDKNFLATGKLQKYNRNDIKDIILSKGGNYLSAVSKNLDFLIAGEKAGSKLEKAEKLGVRVLTEDEFEKEFLEI, encoded by the coding sequence GTGAATTTATTTAATCAAGAAAAAAATAACGAAAATGAAAATATAGATAATGAAAAAAATATGAGTTTTTCTGATGTTCAGGAAAAATATACAAAATTGAGAAATGAAATCGAATATCATAACAATCTTTATTATAACGAGGATAAGCCTCTTATTTCGGATATGGAATACGACGCTTTAATGCGTAAATTACAACAGCTTGAGCAGGAATATCCAGAATTGCTGAAAAATGAGGAAAATGGAGAAAGTTCCCCTACTGAAAAGATTGGGGGTACTGCAAGCGAAAAATTTTCAAAGGTACGACATCGGGTGCCTATGCTTAGTCTGTCGAATACTTATAATATTTCTGAAATTGAGGATTTTGACAAAAGAATCAAAAAAATTATTTTATCTGAAAATGTTAAGAATCATTCACAGGAACTAGAGTATATTCTGGAACTGAAACTGGATGGGCTTAGTATAAGCTTGATTTATGAAAATGGAGTGCTTGTTCAGGCTGTAACACGGGGAGATGGGCAAGTTGGGGAAGATGTGACTGAAAATATTATGGAAATTAAAACTATTCCTAAAAAATTGAAAAAAAATGTTTCACTGGAAGTTCGTGGAGAAATTATTTTGCCAATTTCGAGCTTTAACCGAATAAATCAAGAACGGGAAGATGATGGAGAAGATGTTTTCGCAAATCCTAGAAATGCAGCTTCAGGGACAATAAGACAGCTTGATAAGACAATTGTTGCAGAACGTGGGCTTGACTGTTATCTCTATTATCTTGTAAATGCTGAAAATTACGGGATAAATACTCATTTAGAAAGTATTGAATATATTGAAAAACTTGGGTTTAAAACAACAAAAATATTTGAGAAATATACTGATTTTAAAGAATTGGAAAAATCTATCGAAAAATGGCATAACGACAGGAAAAAACTTGATTATGAAACAGATGGGCTTGTTATAAAGGTAAATAATTTTGCACTTTACGAAACGCTTGGCTACACAACTAAAAGCCCACGATGGGCAATTGCCTACAAGTTTCCTGCTGAACAAGTAAAAACTAAATTAATGGACGTAACTTTTCAAGTTGGAAGAACTGGTGTAATCACTCCTGTTGCTGAACTTGAAGCTGTAAATTTATCGGGTTCTGTTGTGAAAAGAGCAAGTTTACATAACTTTGATGAAATTCGCAGAAAAGATATAAAAATTGGCGATAATGTCATTGTAGAAAAGGCGGCCGAAATTATTCCGCAAGTTGTAAATGTTGTGTTTGACGATAGGACTGGACAAGAAATTGAAATTCAGGAGCCAACAAATTGTCCCGTCTGCAATAGCGAGCTTGCACACGAAGAAGGACTTGTCGCCTTAAAATGCCACAATCCACTTTGCCCCGAAAAAGTTAAACGCCAAATTGCCTATTTCGTTTCTCGTGATGCAATGAATATTTCTGGACTTGGTGACAAAATTGTCGAAAAATTTATTGAATTAGGAAAAATAAAAACAATAGTCGATATTTATTCGTTGGAAAAATACCGTAAAGAATTGGAAAATCTGGAAAAAATGGGACAAAAAAGTGTAGATAACTTAATAAATAGCATTGAGTCCAGTAAAAATCGTGATTTTTCAAAAGTTCTCTACGCACTTGGAATTCCTTTTGTTGGAAAATTCAATGCGAACCTTTTAACAAAAACTTTTAAAAATATTGAAAATCTGAAAAATCAGTCAATCGAAAATTTACTGGCTGTAAAAGGTATTGGCGATAAAGTGGCAGTTGCTGTAAATACTTTTTTAAATGATGAAAATAATTGGAAAATTATCACGGATCTACAAAATATCGGATTACAATTTGCCATTGATGAAACTAATTCAGAAGAAATACCTGATAATCCAATAAAAGACAAAAACTTCCTTGCAACTGGAAAACTGCAAAAGTACAACCGAAACGACATAAAAGATATTATCCTGTCCAAAGGTGGAAACTATCTGTCAGCAGTCTCAAAAAATCTGGATTTTCTAATCGCTGGAGAAAAGGCTGGAAGTAAACTGGAAAAAGCTGAAAAATTAGGCGTTCGGGTACTTACAGAAGATGAATTTGAAAAGGAATTTTTGGAAATTTAA
- a CDS encoding IS630 transposase-related protein: MYGWIKLKKETGDLSSRTRKRKFKVLDPEKLDEYMKNPENADKYIREIAKDFGCGKETVRVALKKSGYTRKKTDKIQGAGREKSK, from the coding sequence TTGTACGGATGGATAAAACTTAAGAAGGAAACAGGAGATCTTTCATCAAGAACACGGAAAAGAAAATTTAAGGTGCTTGATCCTGAAAAACTTGATGAATATATGAAAAATCCAGAGAATGCAGATAAATACATCCGTGAAATAGCAAAAGATTTTGGCTGTGGAAAGGAGACAGTGAGAGTAGCACTAAAAAAATCAGGATACACAAGAAAAAAAACAGACAAAATACAGGGAGCAGGACGAGAAAAAAGTAAATAG
- a CDS encoding transposase, translating to MDETGFNEYYYREYGWSKRGISIEGKKRGLRYSRINLVAGKIGNALIGSMIYRETMESEFFEEWFREILLRDIEKLGKRVLIVMDNARFHRKNILEKIIKGTGHCLLFLPPYSLDLNPIEKV from the coding sequence ATTGATGAAACAGGTTTTAACGAATATTACTACCGTGAATACGGCTGGAGTAAAAGGGGAATATCTATTGAAGGGAAGAAAAGAGGATTAAGATATTCAAGAATAAACCTGGTTGCCGGAAAAATAGGGAATGCACTGATAGGAAGTATGATATACAGGGAAACAATGGAAAGTGAATTTTTTGAAGAATGGTTCAGGGAAATACTTCTAAGAGATATTGAAAAATTAGGGAAGAGAGTTCTAATAGTGATGGATAATGCCAGATTTCATAGAAAGAATATATTAGAAAAGATAATAAAGGGGACGGGACATTGTCTATTATTTCTTCCGCCGTATTCTCTGGATTTAAATCCAATAGAAAAAGTATGA
- a CDS encoding tetratricopeptide repeat protein, whose translation MGIFDFFKSSEKKEKKYKENYMGGNNNQQQIRRQIYDIVNNESEIMENGNYDSYSDDFKEISYYDEFGKEFKMPKKDWIDKKLYPSIRKNWSNMEGLYPIIQDAFSKELYPEIKEAVLRFYAADENFERKLIMLGTYHIKTGSCESAVELYEKNLNINNVTEGLCIAYAEALEVCERLEESEKKYYEALEINPNSATAFKKYFDIVKKRSSKEYENKLEKLSEIKGNWRAKMMQAIVYFKKGDKESGNFFLITALKESGYNSEVMYITSSIYILNELYDEFKQYVLAYYNPEKHNVYTALNVLKYYKVKGMYKEGLELCKFTSKFPWIEHYKKFMHYEDYFWKLKVKKETGDVKENMANHFFSTNKPIWYYEFNHPEFMLNQSRRVKPNILILTLTSIGEKSELAENLAVSLPLYLNENLHYKTNLNYQLAIAYNNESLFVSKKRYSTDYMKLIRQQNNNLNFVLAGNILKMPNVEKYEIEIYLYDTFNEQKSSLINKIYDENTIYNVQNDLLKAVSGFFGRDFSIKYEKNMDNLILFSPKMKFLIQSKIHREHQSWRYKKLLSDQIDVVLEDRNNDLKKINLLALLCEIKQTNSQLLKFQKPLIYNMNIHGIFETQTLKILAPIIFRIYDDDVNFQANIEALNITDSNYLNWINKFMEE comes from the coding sequence ATGGGGATTTTTGATTTTTTTAAATCTTCTGAGAAAAAAGAAAAGAAATACAAAGAAAACTATATGGGCGGTAATAATAATCAGCAGCAAATTAGAAGACAAATTTATGATATTGTAAACAATGAATCAGAAATCATGGAAAATGGCAACTATGACAGCTATTCTGATGATTTTAAAGAAATTTCCTACTATGATGAATTTGGAAAAGAATTTAAAATGCCTAAGAAAGATTGGATTGATAAAAAATTATATCCATCCATAAGAAAAAACTGGAGTAATATGGAAGGGCTTTATCCAATAATTCAAGATGCTTTTTCAAAGGAACTGTACCCGGAAATAAAGGAAGCTGTGCTTAGATTTTACGCAGCAGATGAAAACTTTGAGAGAAAACTGATTATGCTTGGAACTTATCATATAAAGACAGGTTCGTGCGAAAGTGCAGTTGAGCTGTATGAAAAAAATTTGAACATAAATAACGTAACTGAAGGACTTTGTATAGCCTATGCTGAGGCATTGGAGGTTTGTGAACGTTTAGAGGAGTCTGAAAAAAAATATTATGAAGCGCTTGAAATCAATCCAAATTCTGCAACAGCATTTAAAAAATATTTTGATATTGTAAAGAAAAGAAGTAGCAAGGAATATGAAAACAAGCTGGAAAAACTTTCAGAAATAAAGGGAAACTGGCGAGCTAAGATGATGCAGGCAATAGTTTATTTCAAAAAAGGAGATAAGGAATCTGGAAATTTCTTTCTAATAACTGCATTAAAAGAGTCTGGGTACAATTCAGAAGTAATGTACATTACCTCAAGTATTTACATACTAAATGAATTATACGATGAATTTAAGCAATATGTACTGGCATATTACAATCCTGAAAAACATAATGTTTATACGGCACTGAATGTATTGAAGTATTACAAGGTAAAGGGAATGTACAAGGAGGGGTTGGAACTTTGTAAATTTACTTCAAAATTTCCATGGATAGAGCATTATAAGAAATTTATGCATTATGAGGATTATTTTTGGAAACTGAAAGTAAAAAAGGAAACTGGTGATGTGAAAGAGAATATGGCAAATCATTTCTTTTCTACAAACAAGCCTATATGGTATTACGAATTTAACCATCCAGAATTTATGCTAAATCAAAGTAGACGTGTAAAGCCTAATATTCTCATTCTTACGTTGACATCAATTGGGGAAAAGTCGGAGCTGGCTGAAAATCTGGCGGTTTCATTACCATTGTATCTAAATGAGAATCTTCATTATAAGACAAATCTAAATTATCAGCTTGCAATAGCCTATAACAATGAAAGTCTATTCGTTTCGAAAAAGCGTTATAGCACTGATTATATGAAGTTGATAAGACAGCAGAACAATAACTTGAATTTCGTTTTGGCAGGAAATATCCTGAAAATGCCAAATGTTGAAAAATATGAAATTGAAATATATCTATATGATACGTTTAATGAGCAGAAATCAAGCTTAATTAACAAGATTTATGATGAAAATACGATTTATAATGTTCAGAATGATCTGCTTAAAGCAGTAAGCGGATTCTTTGGAAGAGATTTTTCAATAAAGTACGAAAAAAATATGGATAATCTTATACTGTTCTCTCCAAAAATGAAATTCCTCATACAGAGCAAGATTCACAGGGAACACCAATCATGGCGATATAAGAAGCTTCTTTCAGATCAGATTGACGTAGTTCTTGAGGACAGAAATAATGACTTAAAAAAAATAAACCTTCTTGCGTTGTTGTGTGAGATAAAACAGACAAATAGTCAGCTTTTGAAATTCCAGAAACCGCTCATTTACAACATGAACATTCATGGGATTTTTGAAACTCAGACTTTAAAGATATTGGCACCTATTATATTCAGAATATATGATGACGATGTAAACTTTCAGGCAAATATTGAAGCTTTGAATATAACAGATTCAAATTATCTTAATTGGATAAATAAATTTATGGAGGAATAA
- a CDS encoding N-acetylmuramoyl-L-alanine amidase, with amino-acid sequence MKKNRTKLLFLALALSVGNVLNANNQDVSNEVKQPPIEIRIEKGRGEIIERPVNNNRNNSVSGRGGTQTIRSSAGSITVDSSYSSKGQNYRQRFIILHYTAMDRDGSLRALTNNEVSSHYLISNQENDPVFYLVDENKRAWHAGASEWKTSKNLNDSSIGIEIVNDGDSRGYFEPFKDFQIKDVAVLVRYLADKYEIPATNILGHSDIAPQRKPDPGPLFPWEELYRKYNIGMWYDNARKSEFENEYSSSWASLPAATVQAELNKFGYTISTTGRWDEQTKNVIKAFQYHFRPSKYDGKLDLETYAILKALNEKYNK; translated from the coding sequence ATGAAAAAAAATAGAACAAAGTTGCTATTTCTAGCACTGGCACTATCAGTTGGGAATGTATTAAATGCAAACAATCAGGATGTTTCAAATGAAGTAAAGCAGCCGCCGATAGAAATACGAATTGAAAAGGGAAGAGGGGAAATTATAGAAAGACCTGTAAACAACAATAGAAATAATTCTGTTTCAGGCAGAGGAGGAACACAAACAATAAGAAGTTCCGCTGGATCAATAACGGTAGATTCATCATATTCTTCGAAAGGACAGAATTATAGACAAAGATTTATAATTCTTCACTATACAGCAATGGATAGAGACGGCTCTTTAAGAGCATTGACAAATAATGAAGTAAGTTCACATTATTTAATATCAAATCAGGAAAATGATCCAGTATTTTATCTAGTAGATGAAAACAAAAGAGCGTGGCATGCAGGTGCAAGTGAATGGAAAACAAGTAAGAACCTGAATGATAGCTCAATTGGAATTGAAATTGTTAATGATGGTGATTCAAGAGGATATTTTGAGCCATTTAAAGACTTCCAAATTAAAGATGTAGCTGTACTTGTAAGATATTTAGCAGATAAGTATGAAATCCCTGCGACAAATATTTTAGGACATTCAGACATCGCCCCTCAAAGAAAGCCTGATCCAGGTCCATTATTCCCTTGGGAAGAGCTTTATAGAAAGTACAATATAGGAATGTGGTATGACAATGCAAGAAAATCTGAATTTGAAAATGAATATTCATCTTCATGGGCATCATTACCAGCTGCAACTGTACAAGCTGAATTAAATAAATTTGGATATACTATAAGTACAACTGGAAGATGGGATGAACAAACAAAGAACGTAATAAAAGCATTCCAGTATCATTTTAGACCATCAAAATACGATGGAAAGCTTGATTTAGAAACATATGCTATATTGAAGGCATTGAATGAAAAATATAATAAGTAG
- a CDS encoding pyridoxal phosphate-dependent aminotransferase: MKKFSDRVLNMHYSPIRKLVPYIDEANGSGVKVYQLHIGQPDVETPDTFFEGLNNYKEKIVKYTNSAGIMELRESFSKSYAKVGIDILPEDILITQGGSEAIQITLQTICNPGDEVLVPEPYYTNYDSFLRIADAKLVPIETSIENHYHLPEKEEIEKLITPRTKAIMFSNPSNPTGIVFKKEEMELIKEIAIKHDLYIITDEVYRQFIYDEEIEKSYQSFMSIPEIEDRVVLVDSISKHYSACGARIGVIASKNRDFLSQALKFCQARLSVSTIEQYASTNLINTLDTYIDNTKLEYKVRRDMIYNNIIKIPGVITYKPSSALYLIAELPVDDIEKFAIWLLTEFRYENQTLSFAPGPGFYTTPGKGTKEARFSFCTHNLIEIENGMKVLKKALEEYNK, from the coding sequence ATGAAAAAATTTTCAGACAGAGTTTTAAATATGCATTATTCGCCAATTAGAAAATTAGTTCCATATATCGATGAAGCTAATGGATCTGGCGTGAAAGTGTATCAGCTTCATATTGGACAGCCTGATGTGGAAACACCAGATACTTTTTTTGAAGGACTTAATAATTATAAGGAAAAGATTGTTAAATATACAAATTCAGCGGGGATAATGGAATTGAGAGAATCATTTTCAAAATCTTATGCAAAAGTAGGAATTGACATTTTGCCTGAGGATATACTGATTACTCAAGGTGGAAGTGAGGCTATTCAAATTACGCTTCAGACAATTTGTAATCCGGGAGATGAAGTCTTAGTTCCTGAGCCATATTATACAAATTATGACAGTTTCTTGAGAATTGCTGATGCAAAATTAGTTCCAATTGAAACTTCCATTGAAAATCATTACCATTTGCCTGAAAAGGAAGAAATTGAAAAATTGATTACTCCAAGAACAAAAGCGATAATGTTTTCAAATCCAAGTAATCCAACTGGAATTGTTTTCAAGAAAGAAGAAATGGAGTTAATAAAGGAAATTGCAATAAAACATGATTTATATATTATTACAGATGAAGTTTACAGACAATTTATTTATGATGAAGAAATTGAAAAAAGCTATCAGTCATTTATGTCGATTCCTGAAATTGAAGACAGAGTAGTTTTAGTTGATAGTATTTCAAAGCACTACAGTGCATGTGGAGCAAGAATTGGAGTTATTGCCTCAAAAAACAGAGACTTTTTATCACAAGCCCTTAAGTTTTGTCAGGCAAGATTGTCAGTTTCAACAATCGAGCAATATGCAAGTACAAACCTCATAAATACTTTAGATACATATATTGACAATACAAAACTGGAATATAAAGTAAGACGGGATATGATTTATAACAATATTATAAAAATACCTGGAGTCATAACTTACAAGCCAAGTAGTGCATTATACTTGATTGCTGAATTACCAGTGGATGATATTGAAAAATTTGCAATCTGGCTGTTAACAGAATTTAGATATGAAAATCAGACGTTATCATTTGCACCAGGTCCTGGATTTTATACAACGCCAGGAAAAGGTACGAAGGAAGCAAGATTTTCTTTCTGTACACATAACTTGATTGAAATTGAAAATGGAATGAAAGTACTAAAAAAAGCATTGGAAGAGTATAATAAATAA
- a CDS encoding epoxyqueuosine reductase QueH, whose translation MKNNENIEQIENGESHIERDIKNAKEILERMNPNQKINYHTILTKLISDWENKDIRPKILIHSCCAPCSTYTLEFLTQYADVTVLFANNNIHPKAEYVKRALAQEEFIKRFNERTGNNVGFIEDEYKPMDFYKAVKGLEKEKEGGARCTVCFQMRLDIVAKKAQELGFDYFGSALTLSPHKNSQLINTLGLEIQEIFDVKYLPSDFKKNNGYKRSVDMCAEYDVYRQCYCGCIFAAMDQGIDLNQYK comes from the coding sequence ATGAAAAATAATGAAAATATCGAACAGATAGAAAATGGAGAAAGTCATATTGAAAGAGATATAAAAAATGCAAAAGAAATTCTGGAGAGAATGAATCCTAATCAGAAAATTAATTATCATACAATTTTAACAAAACTTATTTCAGATTGGGAAAACAAGGATATTCGTCCCAAAATATTAATTCACAGCTGCTGTGCTCCATGTAGTACATATACCTTGGAATTTTTAACACAGTATGCAGATGTTACAGTTCTTTTTGCAAATAATAATATTCATCCAAAAGCAGAATATGTAAAAAGAGCCTTAGCACAGGAAGAATTTATTAAGAGGTTCAATGAACGCACTGGAAATAACGTTGGATTTATTGAGGACGAGTATAAGCCGATGGATTTTTATAAGGCTGTGAAAGGACTGGAAAAGGAAAAAGAAGGTGGAGCAAGATGTACAGTCTGTTTTCAGATGAGGCTTGATATTGTGGCGAAAAAAGCTCAGGAATTAGGATTTGACTATTTTGGAAGTGCCTTGACATTGAGTCCCCATAAGAATAGTCAATTAATAAATACATTAGGGCTGGAAATTCAGGAAATTTTTGATGTAAAATATCTTCCATCCGATTTCAAGAAAAATAATGGATATAAACGCTCTGTCGATATGTGTGCAGAATATGACGTGTATAGGCAATGTTATTGTGGATGTATATTTGCAGCTATGGATCAAGGAATTGATTTAAACCAGTATAAATAG
- a CDS encoding type III toxin-antitoxin system ToxN/AbiQ family toxin, which translates to MTLTSSYLKYLGIYENKVSLKVNRPFIGIVFKINNKEYFAPLSSPKEKHKKMKTNIDFFKIDKDNLGIINFNNMIPVINNDLCRKKLDLKMLSKSLNTEDIKYFRLLKNQLKYCEKNKNIIFAKAEKIYNIFTKNFEELSESQKKMYRRVNNFKVLESASKEFKKEYITKLL; encoded by the coding sequence ATAACATTAACATCAAGTTATTTAAAGTATTTAGGAATATATGAAAATAAAGTTTCGCTAAAAGTAAACAGGCCATTTATAGGAATAGTTTTTAAGATAAATAATAAGGAGTATTTTGCACCATTATCTTCTCCAAAAGAAAAACATAAAAAAATGAAAACTAATATAGATTTTTTCAAAATAGATAAAGATAACTTAGGAATTATTAATTTTAACAATATGATTCCAGTTATTAATAATGATTTATGTAGGAAAAAATTGGATTTAAAAATGTTAAGTAAAAGTTTAAATACAGAGGATATAAAATATTTTAGATTATTAAAAAATCAATTGAAATATTGTGAAAAGAATAAAAATATTATATTTGCAAAAGCTGAAAAAATATATAATATTTTTACAAAAAATTTCGAAGAATTGAGTGAATCACAGAAAAAAATGTATAGAAGAGTAAATAACTTTAAGGTGTTGGAGTCTGCTTCAAAAGAATTTAAAAAGGAATACATAACAAAATTACTTTAA
- a CDS encoding response regulator transcription factor, producing MRILIVEDERMINDIIARTLKKENYSVDSCFDGEEALDYIFSTEYDVLILDIMLPKLDGFEVLKRIRNKGIQTPVLFLTARESVQDRVKGLDYGADDYLIKPFDFEELLARIRVILRKNSIKSDSVGNVFKLANLTVDCNTHTVYRDEKKIKLSPKEFSVLEYMIRNKKRVISKEKIEQHIYDFDSERNSNVIEVHIRLLRKKIDTDFTPKLIHTIRGVGYVLKEENE from the coding sequence ATGAGAATTTTGATTGTAGAAGATGAGAGAATGATAAACGATATTATAGCTAGAACGTTAAAAAAGGAAAATTACAGTGTTGATAGCTGTTTTGATGGAGAAGAAGCGTTAGATTATATTTTTTCTACGGAGTATGATGTTCTGATATTAGATATAATGCTGCCTAAACTTGATGGGTTTGAAGTATTGAAGAGAATACGGAATAAAGGGATACAGACACCAGTTTTATTTTTGACTGCGAGAGAAAGTGTTCAGGATAGAGTAAAAGGGCTGGATTATGGAGCTGATGATTATTTGATAAAGCCGTTTGATTTTGAGGAATTGCTTGCACGTATTCGTGTAATTCTTAGAAAAAATAGTATAAAATCTGATTCAGTAGGAAATGTTTTTAAATTAGCAAATCTTACAGTTGACTGTAATACACACACTGTATATAGAGATGAAAAGAAGATAAAATTATCTCCAAAAGAATTTTCAGTACTGGAATATATGATAAGAAACAAAAAAAGAGTTATTTCCAAAGAAAAAATTGAGCAGCATATTTATGATTTTGACTCTGAAAGAAATAGTAATGTGATTGAAGTACATATAAGGCTATTGAGAAAAAAAATTGATACAGATTTTACGCCTAAATTGATTCATACAATAAGAGGTGTAGGATACGTCTTAAAGGAAGAAAATGAATAA
- a CDS encoding ATP-binding protein — MNKNTSNNFVNKINNKKRISIKTKIALWYTSMIIIIVLCFLGAMFYISSIAVKNSVYKRLKTTVEKINKSIELENGELIIDNNLSVITDDIFISIYDKNLNFIYGNTDIDLEVSQNSDESNKVKIVKQKNSNSKWYVYDIRKNFIGHGEILIRGITPFSSLEKNIELIILIFIIIFPFLIIVSILSGKFITKKSFSPIEQIVKTVNKISRGDDLSQRINLQSGEREIYDLAETFDQMFNRLQEAFDREAQFTSDVAHELRTPLSAIRMQSEYSLKYLNLNEESEDILKNILEKSKKMSTLISQLLMLARMDKKNQKLNIKNENLNEIIQLVIEVESNYAKEKNIKIIYDEKNDIFADVDKDMLTRVFINLISNAITYGNENGTIKIILNKIENESENTDVQKSKIKCQIIDDGIGISSEHINKIWNRFYQVESSRSTDNSGLGLSIVKWIIEEHKGTIMVESELGKGTVFTFYLPEKIL; from the coding sequence ATGAATAAGAATACTAGTAATAATTTTGTTAATAAAATAAATAATAAAAAAAGAATTTCAATAAAAACAAAAATTGCATTATGGTATACGAGTATGATAATTATAATTGTACTGTGTTTTTTAGGAGCAATGTTTTATATAAGTTCTATTGCAGTAAAAAATTCTGTTTATAAAAGGCTTAAAACAACAGTAGAAAAAATTAATAAGAGCATTGAACTTGAAAATGGGGAGTTAATAATTGACAATAATCTTAGCGTAATAACCGACGATATTTTTATTTCAATTTATGATAAAAATCTTAACTTTATATACGGAAATACAGATATTGATTTAGAAGTTTCTCAAAATTCTGATGAAAGCAATAAAGTAAAAATAGTAAAACAAAAAAATTCAAATTCAAAATGGTATGTTTATGATATAAGGAAAAATTTTATCGGACATGGAGAAATATTAATTAGAGGGATTACACCTTTTTCCAGCCTTGAAAAAAATATAGAACTAATTATTTTAATATTTATTATTATATTTCCATTCTTAATAATTGTTTCTATTTTAAGCGGAAAATTTATAACAAAAAAATCTTTTAGCCCAATTGAGCAAATAGTTAAAACGGTTAACAAAATTTCGAGAGGGGATGACCTTTCTCAAAGAATTAATTTACAAAGTGGAGAGAGGGAAATCTATGATTTGGCTGAAACTTTTGATCAGATGTTTAACCGTCTTCAAGAAGCGTTTGACAGGGAAGCTCAGTTTACATCGGATGTGGCTCACGAATTAAGGACTCCACTTTCAGCAATTCGTATGCAAAGTGAGTACAGCTTGAAATATTTGAATTTAAATGAAGAATCAGAAGATATATTAAAAAATATTTTGGAAAAATCTAAAAAAATGTCAACGTTGATTTCTCAACTGCTTATGCTTGCAAGAATGGATAAAAAAAATCAAAAACTTAATATTAAGAATGAGAATTTGAATGAAATTATTCAGTTAGTTATTGAAGTTGAAAGCAATTATGCTAAAGAAAAAAATATTAAAATTATTTACGATGAAAAAAATGATATTTTTGCAGATGTTGATAAAGATATGCTTACACGGGTTTTTATAAATCTTATTTCAAATGCGATTACTTATGGAAATGAAAATGGAACAATAAAAATAATTTTAAATAAAATAGAAAATGAATCTGAAAACACTGATGTACAAAAATCAAAAATAAAATGTCAAATTATTGATGATGGAATAGGAATTTCAAGTGAACATATTAATAAAATCTGGAATCGTTTTTATCAGGTTGAATCTTCCCGTTCCACTGATAATTCAGGACTTGGGCTTTCTATTGTAAAATGGATAATTGAAGAGCATAAAGGGACGATTATGGTAGAAAGTGAGTTAGGGAAAGGAACTGTTTTTACTTTTTACTTACCTGAAAAAATTTTGTAA